A single Phoenix dactylifera cultivar Barhee BC4 chromosome 1, palm_55x_up_171113_PBpolish2nd_filt_p, whole genome shotgun sequence DNA region contains:
- the LOC103701630 gene encoding probable alpha,alpha-trehalose-phosphate synthase [UDP-forming] 9 isoform X2, translating to MTAPGIITDIDGVTSSDEDSNTSTTWDRKIIVANFLPLHTSKDQTNGKWCFAWDEDSLLLQLKDGFSADTEVLYIGSLKVDVDASEQEEVAQKLLEDYRCIPTFLSPDLQKKFYHGFCKQQLWPLFHYMLPICLDKGDLFDRSLFQAYVSANKIFADKVVEVINSDEDYVWVHDYHLMLLPTFLRRRLNRVRLGFFLHSPFPSSEIYRTLPVRDEILRALLNADLIGFQTFDYARHFLSCCSRMLGLNYESKRGYIGLEYFGRTVNVKILSVGVHIGRLQSLLNFPDTFTKVQEIEQRFKGKKLLLGVDDMDIFKGISLKLLGLELLLERHPKLRGEIVLVQIVNPARSMGKDVNEAREEAISIAKRVNLCYGAPGYEPVLLIDSPIPFYEKIAFYVAAECCIVNAVRDGMNLVPYEYIVCRQGTEEMDKCRGVGLELPHTSTLIVSEFVGCSPSLSGAFRVNPWSVEDVADALYQATDLSVSEKQLRHEKHYRYVSSHHVAYWARSFAQDLERACKDHYNRRCWAIGFGLGFRVVALSPSFRKLSFNHIISSYKKTHGRAIFLDYDGTLVPEASIDNTPSADIISMLNNLCSDPKNTVFIVSGRGQTSLDEWFASCDDLGIAAEHGYFIRWMKATDWESSSNVVDSDWKKIAEPVMRLYTETTDGSYIEPKESALVWHHQYADPDFGSCQAKELLDHLENVLANEPVVVKRGQHIVEVKPQGVSKGVVVEKLIRTLVNSGKPPDFVMCIGDDRSDEDMFESINSASSSNLFPAVPEVFACTVGQKPSKAKYYLEDTGEVIRLLQGIAAISTKQNKITHNQVSFVRPHEADD from the exons ATGACTGCTCCTGGTATTATTACGGATATAGATGGGGTTACAAGCAGTGATGAGGATTCTAATACTTCAACGACTTGGGATCGGAAAATTATAGTAGCGAATTTTCTTCCACTTCATACTTCAAAGGATCAAACCAATGGAAAATGGTGTTTCGCATGGGATGAGGACTCACTTCTGCTGCAACTAAAAGATGGCTTTTCTGCTGATACTGAAGTTCTCTACATAGGTAGTTTAAAGGTTGATGTAGATGCTAGCGAGCAAGAAGAGGTTGCCCAAAAGCTCCTTGAGGACTACAGGTGCATACCCACTTTCCTCTCTCCAGACCTCCAAAAGAAGTTCTATCATGGCTTCTGTAAACAGCAACTATGGCCTCTTTTCCATTACATGCTTCCCATCTGCCTTGACAAGGGTGACCTTTTCGACCGTTCTCTGTTTCAGGCTTATGTTTCTGCCAATAAAATATTTGCAGACAAGGTTGTGGAGGTTATCAATTCAGATGAGGACTATGTATGGGTTCATGACTATCACCTTATGCTTCTCCCCACTTTCTTAAGGAGACGGCTGAACCGAGTGAGGCTTGGTTTCTTTCTCCACAGCCCATTTCCCTCCTCAGAGATCTACAGGACACTGCCAGTTAGAGATGAAATCCTCAGGGCATTGCTTAATGCTGATCTTATTGGTTTTCAGACATTTGATTATGCTCGGCATTTCCTTTCTTGCTGTAGCAGGATGTTAGGCCTGAACTATGAATCTAAGCGTGGTTATATTGGATTGGAATACTTTGGTCGTACAGTTAACGTCAAGATTCTCTCAGTGGGTGTTCACATAGGTCGGCTCCAATCGTTGTTGAATTTTCCTGATACATTTACCAAGGTTCAAGAGATTGAGCAGAGATTCAAGGGAAAAAAATTGTTATTAGGTGTAGATGACATGGATATCTTTAAAGGCATCAGTCTGAAATTGCTAGGATTGGAGCTTTTACTGGAGAGGCATCCCAAACTAAGAGGAGAGATAGTCCTTGTACAAATTGTCAATCCGGCAAGAAGCATGGGAAAAGATGTGAACGAAGCAAGAGAGGAAGCAATATCTATAGCTAAAAGGGTCAACCTTTGCTATGGTGCTCCTGGCTACGAACCGGTGCTCCTTATTGACAGCCCTATAcctttttatgaaaaaattgcTTTCTATGTGGCAGCAGAATGTTGCATTGTAAATGCTGTTAGAGATGGCATGAACTTAGTCCCGTATGAGTACATAGTCTGCAGACAGGGGACTGAGGAGATGGATAAATGTAGGGGTGTTGGTTTGGAGTTACCTCACACGAGCACGCTTATTGTTTCTGAGTTCGTTGGTTGCTCTCCTTCTCTTAGTGGGGCTTTCAGGGTCAACCCTTGGAGTGTTGAGGATGTGGCTGATGCTTTATATCAAGCAACTGACTTGTCAGTATCTGAGAAGCAGTTGCGCCATGAAAAACATTACCGTTATGTCAGCTCCCATCATGTTGCTTATTGGGCCCGCAGCTTTGCCCAGGATCTGGAGAGAGCATGTAAAGATCACTACAACCGAAGGTGCTGGGCCATTGGATTTGGCTTAGGTTTCAGAGTTGTTGCCCTTTCTCCTAGTTTCAGAAAGTTGTCCTTTAATCACATTATTTCTTCATACAAGAAAACCCATGGGAGAGCAATATTTTTGGATTATGATGGTACCCTTGTGCCAGAAGCATCTATTGATAACACTCCAAGTGCAGATATCATATCTATGCTGAACAACTTGTGCAGCGATCCAAAAAATACTGTGTTTATTGTCAGTGGAAGAGGACAGACTTCTCTCGATGAATGGTTTGCATCTTGTGATGACCTTGGTATTGCTGCTGAACATGGCTATTTCATTAG ATGGATGAAAGCCACTGATTGGGAATCTAGTTCAAATGTTGTCGACTCTGACTGGAAGAAGATTGCAGAACCTGTTATGAGATTATATACTGAGACAACGGATGGTTCCTATATAGAACCAAAGGAGAGCGCATTGGTATGGCACCATCAGTATGCAGATCCTGACTTTGGTTCTTGCCAAGCGAAGGAACTACTGGACCATCTTGAGAATGTGCTAGCAAATGAGCCAGTGGTTGTCAAAAGAGGTCAGCATATTGTGGAAGTTAAACCGCAG GGAGTTAGCAAAGGGGTGGTTGTGGAGAAGCTCATCAGAACATTGGTCAATAGTGGGAAGCCACCAGATTTTGTGATGTGTATTGGGGATGATCGATCTGATGAGGACATGTTTGAAAGCATCAATAGTGCATCTTCTAGTAATCTGTTTCCTGCAGTTCCAGAAGTGTTTGCATGCACGGTTGGACAAAAGCCGAGCAAGGCCAAGTATTATCTCGAAGATACTGGTGAAGTGATAAGATTACTGCAGGGCATTGCTGCCATTTCAACGAAACAAAATAAGATCACCCACAATCAAGTTTCCTTTGTGAGGCCACATGAAGCGGATGATTAA
- the LOC103701630 gene encoding probable alpha,alpha-trehalose-phosphate synthase [UDP-forming] 9 isoform X1: MMVSKSCANLFDMGSNDAFDFNQAIKSLPRVMTAPGIITDIDGVTSSDEDSNTSTTWDRKIIVANFLPLHTSKDQTNGKWCFAWDEDSLLLQLKDGFSADTEVLYIGSLKVDVDASEQEEVAQKLLEDYRCIPTFLSPDLQKKFYHGFCKQQLWPLFHYMLPICLDKGDLFDRSLFQAYVSANKIFADKVVEVINSDEDYVWVHDYHLMLLPTFLRRRLNRVRLGFFLHSPFPSSEIYRTLPVRDEILRALLNADLIGFQTFDYARHFLSCCSRMLGLNYESKRGYIGLEYFGRTVNVKILSVGVHIGRLQSLLNFPDTFTKVQEIEQRFKGKKLLLGVDDMDIFKGISLKLLGLELLLERHPKLRGEIVLVQIVNPARSMGKDVNEAREEAISIAKRVNLCYGAPGYEPVLLIDSPIPFYEKIAFYVAAECCIVNAVRDGMNLVPYEYIVCRQGTEEMDKCRGVGLELPHTSTLIVSEFVGCSPSLSGAFRVNPWSVEDVADALYQATDLSVSEKQLRHEKHYRYVSSHHVAYWARSFAQDLERACKDHYNRRCWAIGFGLGFRVVALSPSFRKLSFNHIISSYKKTHGRAIFLDYDGTLVPEASIDNTPSADIISMLNNLCSDPKNTVFIVSGRGQTSLDEWFASCDDLGIAAEHGYFIRWMKATDWESSSNVVDSDWKKIAEPVMRLYTETTDGSYIEPKESALVWHHQYADPDFGSCQAKELLDHLENVLANEPVVVKRGQHIVEVKPQGVSKGVVVEKLIRTLVNSGKPPDFVMCIGDDRSDEDMFESINSASSSNLFPAVPEVFACTVGQKPSKAKYYLEDTGEVIRLLQGIAAISTKQNKITHNQVSFVRPHEADD; this comes from the exons GGTTTCAAAATCATGTGCAAACCTTTTTGATATGGGATCTAATGATGCTTTTGACTTCAATCAGGCTATCAAATCACTTCCTAGAGTGATGACTGCTCCTGGTATTATTACGGATATAGATGGGGTTACAAGCAGTGATGAGGATTCTAATACTTCAACGACTTGGGATCGGAAAATTATAGTAGCGAATTTTCTTCCACTTCATACTTCAAAGGATCAAACCAATGGAAAATGGTGTTTCGCATGGGATGAGGACTCACTTCTGCTGCAACTAAAAGATGGCTTTTCTGCTGATACTGAAGTTCTCTACATAGGTAGTTTAAAGGTTGATGTAGATGCTAGCGAGCAAGAAGAGGTTGCCCAAAAGCTCCTTGAGGACTACAGGTGCATACCCACTTTCCTCTCTCCAGACCTCCAAAAGAAGTTCTATCATGGCTTCTGTAAACAGCAACTATGGCCTCTTTTCCATTACATGCTTCCCATCTGCCTTGACAAGGGTGACCTTTTCGACCGTTCTCTGTTTCAGGCTTATGTTTCTGCCAATAAAATATTTGCAGACAAGGTTGTGGAGGTTATCAATTCAGATGAGGACTATGTATGGGTTCATGACTATCACCTTATGCTTCTCCCCACTTTCTTAAGGAGACGGCTGAACCGAGTGAGGCTTGGTTTCTTTCTCCACAGCCCATTTCCCTCCTCAGAGATCTACAGGACACTGCCAGTTAGAGATGAAATCCTCAGGGCATTGCTTAATGCTGATCTTATTGGTTTTCAGACATTTGATTATGCTCGGCATTTCCTTTCTTGCTGTAGCAGGATGTTAGGCCTGAACTATGAATCTAAGCGTGGTTATATTGGATTGGAATACTTTGGTCGTACAGTTAACGTCAAGATTCTCTCAGTGGGTGTTCACATAGGTCGGCTCCAATCGTTGTTGAATTTTCCTGATACATTTACCAAGGTTCAAGAGATTGAGCAGAGATTCAAGGGAAAAAAATTGTTATTAGGTGTAGATGACATGGATATCTTTAAAGGCATCAGTCTGAAATTGCTAGGATTGGAGCTTTTACTGGAGAGGCATCCCAAACTAAGAGGAGAGATAGTCCTTGTACAAATTGTCAATCCGGCAAGAAGCATGGGAAAAGATGTGAACGAAGCAAGAGAGGAAGCAATATCTATAGCTAAAAGGGTCAACCTTTGCTATGGTGCTCCTGGCTACGAACCGGTGCTCCTTATTGACAGCCCTATAcctttttatgaaaaaattgcTTTCTATGTGGCAGCAGAATGTTGCATTGTAAATGCTGTTAGAGATGGCATGAACTTAGTCCCGTATGAGTACATAGTCTGCAGACAGGGGACTGAGGAGATGGATAAATGTAGGGGTGTTGGTTTGGAGTTACCTCACACGAGCACGCTTATTGTTTCTGAGTTCGTTGGTTGCTCTCCTTCTCTTAGTGGGGCTTTCAGGGTCAACCCTTGGAGTGTTGAGGATGTGGCTGATGCTTTATATCAAGCAACTGACTTGTCAGTATCTGAGAAGCAGTTGCGCCATGAAAAACATTACCGTTATGTCAGCTCCCATCATGTTGCTTATTGGGCCCGCAGCTTTGCCCAGGATCTGGAGAGAGCATGTAAAGATCACTACAACCGAAGGTGCTGGGCCATTGGATTTGGCTTAGGTTTCAGAGTTGTTGCCCTTTCTCCTAGTTTCAGAAAGTTGTCCTTTAATCACATTATTTCTTCATACAAGAAAACCCATGGGAGAGCAATATTTTTGGATTATGATGGTACCCTTGTGCCAGAAGCATCTATTGATAACACTCCAAGTGCAGATATCATATCTATGCTGAACAACTTGTGCAGCGATCCAAAAAATACTGTGTTTATTGTCAGTGGAAGAGGACAGACTTCTCTCGATGAATGGTTTGCATCTTGTGATGACCTTGGTATTGCTGCTGAACATGGCTATTTCATTAG ATGGATGAAAGCCACTGATTGGGAATCTAGTTCAAATGTTGTCGACTCTGACTGGAAGAAGATTGCAGAACCTGTTATGAGATTATATACTGAGACAACGGATGGTTCCTATATAGAACCAAAGGAGAGCGCATTGGTATGGCACCATCAGTATGCAGATCCTGACTTTGGTTCTTGCCAAGCGAAGGAACTACTGGACCATCTTGAGAATGTGCTAGCAAATGAGCCAGTGGTTGTCAAAAGAGGTCAGCATATTGTGGAAGTTAAACCGCAG GGAGTTAGCAAAGGGGTGGTTGTGGAGAAGCTCATCAGAACATTGGTCAATAGTGGGAAGCCACCAGATTTTGTGATGTGTATTGGGGATGATCGATCTGATGAGGACATGTTTGAAAGCATCAATAGTGCATCTTCTAGTAATCTGTTTCCTGCAGTTCCAGAAGTGTTTGCATGCACGGTTGGACAAAAGCCGAGCAAGGCCAAGTATTATCTCGAAGATACTGGTGAAGTGATAAGATTACTGCAGGGCATTGCTGCCATTTCAACGAAACAAAATAAGATCACCCACAATCAAGTTTCCTTTGTGAGGCCACATGAAGCGGATGATTAA